The genomic window TGAATATTAATATATGAGTTTTTACTAATTAAGATCAAGATTTAATCCTTTAGTGTTTCAATtctcataatttttattcaaacctTAGGTTCAAGGGTAATCCACCTAAGGCCTGTGCTATACTATAcccaaatttatttttctttatcttttgatACTAGTGATTTTATTATTAGAAAATAAGTGGAGGATTGCTgtacaattaatatattttctaataataaGAATTTTAAATAGATAAAACTCTGTTAAGTGTTTTATTTTTGATACGATATGTGTTAtctaaagttttaattttttaaaactctTGGATAGTTATTAGCCATTGGAAACTTTACTATGTTTTAAAGTTCTGCAGCATTGCATCTTTTCTGAAAAAAAGAGTATGCACCGTTCGGATTTCAAAGGGTTGCATCGCTTCTGAAGTTATACGACATTTAGACTCTTATAGATCTATTGAACATCTGAAATCAAAAATCAACTTGCTTTCTTATTTAGATCTATACTTTCTAAAATTCCTCTTTATACGCTTCATCTTTTTGGGTATGGGTTCTTGATTAAAGGTGATTAAGCAGTGTAATCTTACATCACCTTTGTGTTGGGCATTGCATCCTAGGGATAGGATTTCCAAGAATCCTTTTGCACCTGGAAAATCACTATATTTAAGAAAGCTTGATGGAAGTGTCTTATCCAACTATGTTCTTTTCTTCCATCATATTTCTTTATTTATCTCTGACCCAGCACAACAATGCATTCAAAGACTCACACTACAGaaaaaatggtcattaacgacgctattaatggtcattaacgacgctttaaagtgtCGCTATTTCGCTTTACGAtgcttcgaaaagcgtcggcaaagcgtcgactatgtaagagtggggacgaatagcgccgacgctttttaaaagcatcgttttttttaacgacgctttaaagcgtcgttaatatttacattaacgatgctttaaagcatcgttaaatttgtcttaacgacgcttataagcgtcgttaatgtaaatctttacgacgctttaaagcgtcgcaaaagacaaatttaacgacgcttataagcgtcgttaatgtaaatctttacgacgctttaaagcgtcgcaaaagacaaatttaacgacgctttaaagcgtcgttaatgaccccGCGTGACAGTACAGTCTACCAAgatgcttttcgaagcgtcggctttttgtctttaacgacgcttataagcgtcgttaaaataattttaacgacgcttataagcgtcgttaaaggttttaagaggaaaaaaaaaatacagatattatctaaaaaaaaaaaataatacaatacattcctgtacgaaatcatatcacacctgtacaataaacatgtacaatacaataaacatgtacaatcaccacattcacattcacacctgtacaatcaccatcattcacatcaaaagcaagctgaaacagaaaatttaatcaaaccaaaagataatattttatataaataaaaataaagtactaatcgtccattacaatcaagagtaatataaataaatataaaaatataacaaaaataaaataacatcaatttgcaggcggatggtcgtcgttgtctccacgtgacgtgccgctatctcgacgggtgcctgatatgccaggagcctacaaaaaacatatcaaaagcatgatttgcatatctataaataaaatatataaatattaaattaatacaaaaatatatatttaatattatgtgtttacctgagatgaaccatacatctctaataaagatgtaaggcgatcaatctgtcccctcatggcctgcatctcggcacggctctgtcgcatctcctccatctcagcggcacgactctgtctaatctcctgtatctccgcctcgagtctgcgaacgcgtgaatcctgagcatctgctgcagcatgctgcgtatatctactaacctcagataactgagtgggggtgactcctactccataacccctcactcggccgtagcgctctggtcccatcaactctgtgaatacctcggcctcgatacggctctgctgcgtagatgctgcggactcgtcgtcacgctccgcaatgagagatgtagccctctcctgtattttttttgaaaacaagagttatacattaatagctaacaaaattaaatttaaatcattgcaaaaaatataatattaataatgccgtacatataaatctctcgactcatctcgaacaaaagtaccatcctgatgagtatgagtcatccggtaaaactccacttgtccgggttccctcccatgctcatcctcctacacaaataatttcaattttaagcaaacagttatgataatttaaaaaatatatgagtatcatgatacagacatggtccacgatacataatgatattagttatataaatatttgaacataaaaattaaaagttaattatgaaagtttaaaaacatacaaactcctgtcggagtcgtgcataactcttcgaccccgatgtatgaggaacagactgagctgctcgtgcagctctaccaatagcagaataagtctgtaaaataaagtaaaaaacttgttatatatacaatatataataaaaatcaatatttttataaaatatttaggaaaaaaagataataaacagataatatacctgtgccctctcggagaaccaataatgaaccaactccatccactgatgaggtggtacatcaggaggacaattcctagcaacctcctcctctgtcataccctgtctcatatagtccttcttcaattgtgctctatattcttttcatttgcggttgagagacttcattacaaaatcatgagtggatggagggagaacaaacttgctctataaaaaaaaagttaaatgaaataaattatataaatgattaacaattaatatacagtatgaacatcaattcattacctctataactcggaggagctcaactttgtacgttggaagcatgtcattccattttgcatagcccaacggacatagctgaggcctccgagcaacagtccccaaaaatgaagtcaataagcaggcagctttcttaattggctgacctagctgattgcactccacaacaatcctctcgccctcacgcatctgccacacatctcgtactactgtgggtccgcgtctggggcgtactctcccagatctgtctgcaaaaaatacataaaagtaactatatcataaatatacataaaatgaaataaaaaaaaattacatgaaagacaatatataccctgcacgtgtatctcatcatctggctgatgaacaggaggatcgtgctgtgctgatgatgaaggacagggctcagaatgctgtgcagctgaactggcctcaggctgctgtgctgaagaagacgtaccggcctctgtatgtgaaaactggaactgcacaccagcatatcgtcccctgcgacgcatgatgtcacctagcatttatataaataaaaggtagaatcagttaatatatggagtaaaataatacaataattaatgcaaaatatatacatcataaataattattaccagtaacaatcaagcagtagtgttttcttcgaattctgttctaaccaacatcgtcgtagcatttaaatcatcagctggcacaaaattgtagggcatacattgtgtataagtgtcatcgtcatcatcctccacttggtttcccatatcatataagtctctaggttttattttgatgacagtaaaccaatctttatcttttgtgtcttgtacataaaatacttgacgagcttgagatgaaaaaatgaatgggtcatccttcaataacacaccagtgtgtatcaaccttgaaaaatttataagtgtaaatccatttgcatcttgtttcaaaccccttggtgagtttatgtctatccaatcacatctaaacagtactactttaaattttccataataatccaactcatagatatctttaagtgcaccataataggattttccatccgcttccaccataacaccgctattctgtgtttttctaaatttctccgttctctagtatgaaatttaaagccattaattatgaaaccgttatatctattcacaatcttgttaggtcctcgagcaagagctattagttcatctgaattatttgtctccatcatctttgatacctaacaaaaaatgatatgacgaagtgcagttgagttatctgatattaaatatgtatcaaaaattaatatatcccataattaaatataaatcacacctgattgaaagccacatagggaataactcgaccaaccatcgctgttcaatccttgcattaggacgaatgttatgattggctcgtctctgataaattaaaaatttactgcataaaatataaatatatcatttataacattatatctaatataaaatttaaattttgatgtcattccttaaatatactaacctgcgatggtcagatattatgtcactatgaagtaacacataacgatgtgcttgtgctaaagatttttgatcaagtacaataccttcacctcttcccaagaatttttcagcagttaagaacttatacagttctgcattctccacaaagtcattatgccgttgaggtcgactaaaaatagtctctacaccttgaagatatcttgaacaaaatgtcaaacattcatccgcaatatatgcttcagcaatcgagccttcgggataggctctatttcgcacataatctttaagacgcacaagataccttcaagaattaaatatttattaaaatatcagtatgctgttgtttctaataaaattatcaaaagatttaaggtttgcaataatacctctcaataggatacatccatctataatgtaccggtccaccaactttaacttctgaagctaggtgaatgagcagatgtaccataatagtgaaaaatccaggaggaaaaatcttttccatctggcaaagtgtaattgtaATATCCGATTgtaactgatcaagttcccgaggatcaataactttggaacataatgccttaaagaatgacgataatcgaagtacaattgtaacaacttgtttcggcaatgacgatcttaaagctattggaaaaatatcttgcatcaatatgtgaccatcatgacttttaagatttgaaagttttcgatcctttagatgcacacatcatgaaatattcgatgcatatccatcgggtactttgatacttttcaaaactcccaaaaaattatccttttctcgagcagacattgtgtaacatgcaggaggcacataaattctatcattagcaagcattttaggatgaagttcctgtcggatacccatttcttttaaatcaagacgtgccttcatgttatctttgctctttccatcaaggtttaaaaatgttccaagtaaattatcgcaaacattcttctctatatgcatgacatcaagattgtgtcgaataagattatgtttccaataaggtaagtcaaaaaagatacttcgttttttccataaatgtttacttggctgttgtgtagatgctatctgtgtgtcttcctcattttcatcctcgaaataattgtctggatcttgaaacaactctgcatctatagtactgatactgacttcctctggtaacccttcgtgcactgagctttcaacatcatcccttcctctttttttagaggactttgagtgcttactatagctgtaattcatgccatccatttgtctatgaacatcagttccagaaggtgaaataggggcacatcccaattctatagtaccatcaaacaaatctttctgaaatcgaaacggatgatttgcttccaaccatcgacgatgtcccatgtaacaaaatttacctccatattttaaccaaattgaatgtgttgaatctccacaacaaggacatgcgacccgtccctttgtactccagccagataaattggcatatgctggaaaatcattaatagtccataacaaagctgcccgtagtttaaatgtttggccgttggaagcatcaaatgcatcaacaccctcccacaactgtttcaattcctctatcaaaggctgtagaaaaatatcaatatcattgcctggacccttatctcctggaataaccattgacaagataagtgatgattgtttcatgcacatccacggtggcaaattgtaaggtatcaaaacgactggccaagtgctgtaggtagaactcagggtccgaaatggattgaagccatcagaagctaagccaaacctaacactgcgaacatcagaggcaaaatcaggatgcctatcatcaaatgctttccattgaagactatctgctggatgtctcaacattccatcctttgtacgtccttcatgatgccatctcattgatgaagctgtttttgatgatgcataaatccttttcaatctaggtataagaggaaagtaacgcaataccttggccggtttctttttactccgcgttgcatccaattcattcagtacatcatctcgatcttctttttgtgttatccatcttgaagatccacatacattgcatgactcttgattagcgttttcaccccgatataacatacaatctttcggacaactatgaatctttttgtatccaagatccaattcctttactactttcttggcttcataatacgatggtggtaaacgagtgctttctggaaatgcatcctttaataacttgagcagcatggtaaaactctttccagaccatccattcaaatattttatatgaaataaatgtacaagaaaagaaatcttaaaaaattttgtacaatccggatataattcttcgtctgcatctttcattaaggtgtgataacgaactgtctcatcattagatgtatgtatgggctcctcaacatgcatacgttccgtatgcgtacatccatcaaacatcccaactgtttcttgtatactactagattctcctaaattttgaacatcaaatccaaaagcatctgtgatcaaaccccttatatcatcatctcttgcagaattgtcttctaggctagtggatccgcaatgagtcaggggttggttacatgatgatggcaacatagattctccatgaaaaatccagtcggtataacctcttaaaaaaccattccataccaaatgttcttcaacattttgtggatctaaagaagaactatttacacatttccgacatggacataaaatctttccattcaaactacttttctccataccaaatttaatgaagtcatgaactccatctaaatattctttactattccttggtttatttatccaacttttgtccattgtaggataaaactgaccgaacttgcaatttatctaaaaataaaaaaaattatacaatctatattaatgcaatgagtaaaaaatatcagtcatttcataaaatccaaaaaaataacagctacataaagtttacatagtaaatgcttgctatcatcaactaataggtaaagaaggtcctatcccattcagaaaatgcattaattctataggtcaattacaaaaatcaaatgatatgcaacaagagccgaaaaaaatttcggcagcatttccccttagttcttccgtataggaagaacaaaaggaaaataccatccgaaatttattccgaaccctcagcataccatttgattatggtaatgacctatagaattactcacattttccaaactgtccatactggacaatcaattgatcaatgtacataattcttttatccgtacaaaaataaataaatgtacggatacaatagaatatgtacattaatcaaaagatgggtctatgtttccatgcaatgcaaatttttttttaaaattaattcataattaacttgatttaatacctgatattaacttggggagtaatggagaaagaaacttggcccagcttaatccagatacttagtcttcatcagccacgaagataaggataacgtaggccacatgatatcagggtccagccacataacgagcgccacatgtcagataagcaatcaatcaggattcatgaaactatgaaattatccattcatcaatcatgtatcacaaccttaattaattgtactatatatttttgggtgaacctcatagagagatactaagagggtgtggttgtaaattgatctagctctatatcatttattttatgctatACATGTTTACCATATTTGATAATTTAGGAGAGGTGTGGATGAAGATGATCATGACTTATACGTTCGCTCCACAAGTACATATGAACCAACCATCATTcgatattagattttttatttgttgtAAGTTGTGCTTGTGTACATGGAGACAGTCATCATCATGCCGAGCACCCTGAAAAACCAGTGTAGTTTGGTAAATAGTTACCGAGTATATTTGAACTCGAGGCTAAATCTCGTCACTGATTACACTCATCTCTCACGCAGCGTAATGGCTTTAACTGGTCCCACGGACTTTTGATTTCTACCGTAATTCATAAAATGAACAGGGCACCTTTCCCGGCTCAATATTTGGCTTCGGCTCAATAAATGGTACTAGAGGACAGTCCTATATAATGCCTgcccattaaaaaaataaatgtccCTGTCTATGAGCTTGGTTCAAATCTTGCACCGCTAGAACACTCACTAATCCGACTCATAATGAGATGTTTGGGGATTTGCTATTCTCTGTTTTTGCAAGCCATTGACTGCATTAAGTTGGCACGTTTAAAGGTCAATACATTAGGCTTCTGTTAATTCATATAATGTTAGATCCAGTCCATTCATCATCTTGTTGACTACAGATATTATACAAATACTTGCTGATATTGTTGATTTCAGTTGTGATTTTGATTAGCATTGCTCTGCAGACACCATTCTGCAGTCTtgcaatatttttatttctttatcaaAGGAAGAATTAGTGACTTAATATATCAATAAGATGCCAGAAGTGGCTACTCTCGGATCATGTTCCAACTTACACAGATTTTCATTTCCCTATTCATCATAGGTCACTATGAAAAGCATGCTCGGTAAAATGAAGTTTATCAATCTAGGAGAAACAAGGACAAAGCACAGGTTTCAGACATAAATGCAAACATATCTACCACAGTCAAATTTTCTTACTATCACAAAACATACCTTTTGCATTCAAAGTCCATACATTTCAATGAATTGAATTTCAGAGTTTATATCTCCCAATTCATAAGCAACTAGACTAGAAAATCACAAAGCAACCAGATATTCTGAATGAATACCCATCTATCTCTTATTTCCATCTGTTTTTCTGCGGATTAATTCACCAAAACAATCAACAAAAAATTAATGCAAAACAGGCATGTTATTATGAAATTCTAGAGCAGTTGCAATAATATATATTCATCAAAAACACCCTAAAATAAGAAAGTCTTTCTATTCGTGCTAAACACCACTTGAATTCCTTTGCCGAGCGAAGATGATGCTGGCCGCGGCATCTCTGAGCTCCGATCTATCAACATCAGGTTAATTTCGTGCCCCCACCAAGGTTGGGTAGTTTTCATGCCATGGACTACATTGGAGAGGCCATGACCCAGCAGCGAGGCATGGGAGCTCATGGATGAAACGAACACAAAACAGCTATATACAGTGTCTATATAGCTGGATTACAATGGGTCTCGGGACATGGTTCAGTCCCACTCCTTTGTCATCCTCTTGCTTGGCCAAATagttggcttctttgttgtcataATATTGTTAGAACCGTTGGATGTTTTGATTGCTATTATACCAATTTATTGGTTCACCTTCAAAC from Elaeis guineensis isolate ETL-2024a chromosome 4, EG11, whole genome shotgun sequence includes these protein-coding regions:
- the LOC140857351 gene encoding uncharacterized protein translates to MRQGMTEEEVARNCPPDVPPHQWMELVHYWFSERAQTYSAIGRAARAAQSVPHTSGSKSYARLRQEFEDEHGREPGQVEFYRMTHTHQDGTFVRDESRDLYERATSLIAERDDESAASTQQSRIEAEVFTELMGPERYGRVRGYGVGVTPTQLSEVSRYTQHAAADAQDSRVRRLEAEIQEIRQSRAAEMEEMRQSRAEMQAMRGQIDRLTSLLEMYGSSQAPGISGTRRDSGTSRGDNDDHPPAN